From a single Sediminibacterium sp. KACHI17 genomic region:
- a CDS encoding glycosyltransferase, whose protein sequence is MNQKVIIIGSAWPLRGGGIATFNERLARQFQAEGDEVTIYSFSLQYPSLLFPGKSQYGNEPEPKDLQIKSVINSINPFNWIRVGKQIQKERPDLIVVRYWLPFMGPCLGTILRGVKKNRHTKIICIADNVIPHEKRPGDHAFTRYFIQPIHAFITLSEKVFTDLRTFTNKPAEVVIHPLYDNFGEAISKTEARLLLNLPKEERIILFFGFIRAYKGLDLLLKAMALLKQNGIMIPRLLIAGEFYEDQAKYDALIDELKIRDLLILKTDFIPDSEVRKYLCAADFVIQPYKHATQSGITPLSYHFEKPMLVTNVGALPAMVPHEKAGIVTEPTPEAIADGIQRLYNLGEDHFLFHLREEKKKYSWEVLTSAIRSLAAE, encoded by the coding sequence ATGAATCAAAAAGTCATCATCATAGGATCCGCCTGGCCACTGAGAGGTGGTGGTATTGCTACTTTCAATGAAAGACTGGCCAGACAATTTCAAGCTGAAGGTGATGAGGTAACCATCTATAGTTTCTCCTTACAATACCCATCCCTACTGTTTCCAGGCAAATCGCAATATGGTAATGAGCCTGAACCAAAAGACCTGCAGATCAAAAGTGTGATCAATTCCATCAACCCATTCAATTGGATCAGGGTAGGAAAACAAATACAAAAAGAACGTCCCGACCTCATCGTTGTTCGATATTGGTTACCCTTCATGGGTCCATGTTTAGGTACGATCTTAAGAGGAGTTAAAAAAAATCGTCACACAAAGATCATCTGTATTGCAGACAATGTGATACCACATGAAAAAAGACCGGGTGATCATGCATTCACACGATACTTTATTCAACCGATCCATGCTTTCATTACCCTGAGTGAGAAAGTATTTACAGACCTGAGAACCTTTACGAATAAACCTGCTGAAGTTGTCATTCATCCTTTGTATGACAATTTTGGGGAAGCCATCTCTAAAACAGAAGCACGACTGCTGCTAAATCTTCCAAAGGAAGAACGCATCATTTTATTTTTTGGTTTTATCAGAGCATATAAAGGGCTGGACTTATTGCTCAAAGCAATGGCATTACTCAAGCAAAATGGAATAATGATACCGCGATTACTGATCGCCGGGGAGTTTTATGAAGATCAGGCAAAATATGATGCATTGATCGATGAACTGAAGATCAGAGATCTGTTGATACTCAAAACCGATTTTATTCCGGACAGTGAAGTGAGAAAGTATCTATGTGCTGCAGATTTTGTGATACAGCCGTATAAACATGCCACTCAATCTGGCATCACACCTCTATCCTATCATTTTGAAAAACCCATGTTGGTAACCAATGTGGGGGCTTTACCCGCAATGGTACCTCATGAAAAAGCAGGGATCGTTACGGAACCAACTCCTGAAGCGATCGCAGATGGCATTCAGCGACTATACAATTTAGGAGAAGACCATTTTTTATTTCATCTTCGCGAAGAGAAAAAGAAATACAGCTGGGAAGTACTCACCAGTGCTATCCGCAGTCTGGCCGCTGAATAA
- a CDS encoding glycosyltransferase family 2 protein → MDLSIVVPLLNEDESLPELCGWIESVMNKHGYSYEVILIDDGSTDNSWSVIQEIGSKNSCFKGIKFQRNYGKSAALNEGFKAAQGDVIITMDADMQDSPDEIPELRRMILEEGYDMVSGWKKKRYDNTLTKNIPSKLFNAVARGSSGIRLHDFNCGLKAYRKKVVKSIEVYGEMHRYIPILAKWSGFKRIGEKVVEHRPRKYGTSKFGWQRFINGFLDLATIMFLGKFGKRPMQFFGLLGTLSFLIGLIASISLIISKFLSSDFSLTNRPSFYIALTTMIIGMQLFLTGFVAELIARNAFERNVYLIEETSGLE, encoded by the coding sequence ATGGATCTGTCAATAGTCGTTCCACTACTGAATGAAGATGAATCACTGCCCGAATTATGCGGGTGGATAGAATCTGTCATGAACAAACACGGCTATAGCTATGAAGTCATCTTGATAGATGATGGCAGCACGGACAATAGTTGGTCTGTAATTCAGGAAATTGGCAGTAAGAATTCATGTTTCAAAGGCATCAAGTTTCAGCGTAATTATGGCAAATCCGCAGCTTTGAATGAAGGTTTTAAAGCGGCACAAGGAGATGTCATCATTACCATGGATGCTGATATGCAGGATTCTCCCGATGAAATTCCAGAACTGAGACGTATGATCCTTGAAGAGGGTTATGACATGGTAAGCGGATGGAAGAAAAAGCGTTACGATAATACCCTCACCAAAAATATCCCATCCAAACTATTCAACGCTGTTGCAAGAGGCAGCTCGGGAATACGCTTGCATGATTTCAATTGCGGACTAAAAGCTTATCGTAAGAAAGTAGTCAAGAGCATTGAAGTCTATGGAGAAATGCATCGCTATATTCCTATTCTAGCGAAATGGAGTGGATTTAAAAGAATTGGTGAAAAGGTAGTAGAACATCGTCCACGTAAATATGGCACGAGTAAATTCGGTTGGCAAAGATTTATAAACGGCTTTTTAGATCTTGCTACCATTATGTTCCTTGGAAAATTTGGTAAAAGACCGATGCAATTCTTTGGGCTTTTAGGAACCCTATCGTTTTTGATCGGTTTGATTGCCAGTATTTCATTGATCATTTCTAAATTTTTATCGTCGGATTTTTCTTTGACCAACAGACCTTCTTTTTATATCGCACTTACAACAATGATCATTGGTATGCAATTGTTCCTAACAGGATTTGTTGCAGAATTGATCGCACGCAATGCTTTCGAAAGAAATGTGTATTTGATCGAAGAAACTTCCGGACTGGAATAA
- a CDS encoding DUF4199 domain-containing protein, producing the protein MKPNLNQTAITYGIITGLIYLALTFGAWSIGSTDTFVSITGITTFIPYVIVTLIIVGIKLRKSNDNLLSFQEALKFSFLAYVIYALIEAIGNYVLYALVDPDLTAKVMEITMQKTMKMMESFGATEQQMEEAMGKVEAEPKHTSFKQIFLGLGITLIWNFVKSLLISLVIRREAKFEDQL; encoded by the coding sequence ATGAAACCGAACTTGAATCAAACCGCCATTACTTACGGAATTATTACCGGATTGATATACCTCGCACTTACATTTGGTGCATGGTCTATCGGAAGTACGGATACTTTTGTATCGATCACCGGTATTACCACTTTTATTCCTTACGTAATCGTTACATTGATCATTGTCGGTATCAAATTGCGCAAAAGCAATGATAACTTATTGAGTTTTCAGGAAGCACTTAAATTCAGTTTTCTGGCTTATGTGATCTATGCGTTGATCGAAGCTATTGGCAACTATGTGTTATATGCCCTGGTAGATCCTGATCTTACTGCTAAAGTGATGGAGATCACCATGCAAAAAACCATGAAAATGATGGAGTCATTTGGCGCAACCGAGCAACAAATGGAAGAAGCCATGGGCAAGGTTGAAGCTGAACCCAAGCATACTTCTTTCAAACAAATATTCTTAGGACTGGGTATTACTTTAATCTGGAACTTTGTGAAATCATTACTGATCAGCTTAGTGATCAGAAGAGAAGCTAAATTCGAAGACCAATTATAA
- a CDS encoding dihydroorotase: MKILIRQAKVADPHSAHNGKVKDIFIEDGIITQIADKINTKADQEITTEQLIISSGWVDIFAHACDPGFEYKETLATMSAAAAAGGFTHVFALADNKPVTDNKAQVEYIRLGSQCLPASILPIGAITKNKEGQTLAEMYDMRNSGAVAFSDGLQPVQSPGLFLKALQYVKAFDGVLIQMPIDKSIGAGGLINEGIVSTRLGLPGLPALAEELIIKRDIDLLRYTGSKLHITGISTANSVALINEAKKEGLQITCSVTPYHLFFCDEDLQTYDTNLKVNPPLRTREDMMALRAAVKNGSIDCIASHHIPQDWDHKTCEFEYAAYGMLGLQTVLPALVESVPELSNDQIVSLLSINARNIFGLPQTHIQEGAKAELTLFSTTVSSTLTKETLKSKSNNSAFLNKTMKGAVIATIHKGQLHQP; the protein is encoded by the coding sequence ATGAAGATCCTCATCAGGCAGGCAAAGGTTGCCGATCCACATTCAGCACACAACGGAAAGGTCAAAGATATTTTTATTGAGGATGGAATCATTACTCAGATCGCTGATAAGATCAACACAAAAGCTGACCAAGAGATCACCACCGAACAACTCATCATTTCATCCGGATGGGTAGATATTTTCGCTCATGCCTGTGACCCAGGATTTGAATATAAAGAAACACTTGCCACCATGTCTGCTGCAGCAGCAGCCGGTGGCTTCACGCATGTCTTTGCATTAGCGGATAATAAACCTGTTACAGATAATAAAGCACAAGTAGAATATATACGCCTCGGTTCACAATGTTTACCAGCCAGCATTCTTCCGATCGGAGCCATTACCAAAAACAAAGAAGGACAAACACTCGCTGAAATGTATGATATGCGTAACAGCGGCGCTGTGGCTTTCTCTGATGGACTACAACCTGTACAGTCACCCGGTCTTTTTTTGAAGGCCTTACAGTATGTGAAAGCATTTGATGGCGTATTGATTCAAATGCCGATCGATAAAAGTATTGGTGCCGGAGGATTGATCAATGAAGGCATTGTATCAACCAGACTAGGATTACCCGGATTACCTGCCTTGGCAGAAGAACTGATTATCAAGCGGGATATCGACCTCTTAAGATATACCGGATCTAAGCTACATATCACAGGTATCTCAACTGCCAATAGTGTAGCATTGATCAACGAAGCAAAAAAAGAAGGCTTACAAATTACTTGTAGTGTCACACCTTATCACTTGTTCTTTTGTGATGAAGACTTACAGACTTATGATACAAATCTCAAAGTGAATCCTCCATTGAGAACCAGAGAAGATATGATGGCATTAAGAGCTGCGGTTAAAAATGGCTCTATCGATTGTATCGCTTCACATCATATTCCGCAGGATTGGGATCATAAAACGTGTGAATTTGAATATGCAGCTTATGGTATGCTGGGGCTGCAGACCGTATTACCAGCACTCGTTGAATCTGTACCGGAATTGAGCAATGATCAGATCGTTTCACTTTTATCGATCAATGCCCGTAATATTTTTGGATTACCGCAGACCCATATACAGGAAGGTGCAAAAGCAGAACTGACACTGTTCTCTACAACTGTTTCAAGTACGCTTACCAAAGAGACATTGAAAAGCAAATCGAACAACAGTGCCTTTTTAAATAAGACCATGAAGGGAGCAGTGATCGCCACCATCCATAAAGGACAGCTTCATCAACCATAA
- a CDS encoding nucleoside-diphosphate kinase codes for MSNRTFTMIKPDATAKGHTGAILDQIVKAGFSIKAMKWTRLTPEQAGLFYDIHRERPFFGELVEFMSSGPIVAAILEKENAVADFRKLIGATNPAQAEEGTIRKLYAASVGENAVHGSDSDENAAIEGDFFFSKLERF; via the coding sequence ATGAGCAACAGAACTTTTACCATGATTAAGCCGGATGCAACCGCTAAAGGACATACCGGAGCTATTTTAGACCAGATCGTGAAAGCCGGTTTCAGCATCAAAGCCATGAAGTGGACTCGTCTGACCCCTGAACAAGCAGGTCTGTTTTATGATATCCATCGTGAGCGTCCTTTCTTTGGTGAATTGGTTGAATTCATGAGCAGCGGCCCGATCGTTGCTGCCATTCTTGAAAAAGAGAATGCCGTAGCCGATTTCCGTAAACTGATTGGTGCTACCAATCCTGCACAAGCTGAAGAAGGAACCATCCGCAAACTATATGCTGCTTCAGTTGGCGAAAACGCTGTTCACGGAAGTGATAGCGATGAAAACGCTGCGATTGAAGGAGATTTCTTCTTCTCTAAATTGGAGAGATTCTAG